In Choloepus didactylus isolate mChoDid1 chromosome 6, mChoDid1.pri, whole genome shotgun sequence, one DNA window encodes the following:
- the MRPL17 gene encoding 39S ribosomal protein L17, mitochondrial isoform X1 codes for MRLSVAAAISHGRVFRRLGLGPESRIHLLRNLLTGLVRHERIEAPWARLDEMRGYAEKLIDYGKLGDTNERAMRMADFWLTEKDLIPKLFQVLAPRYQSQNGGYTRMLQIPNGSRRDRSKMAVIEYKGNCLPPLPLPRRDSNLTLLNQLLQGLWQDLSQDQETSIHSPPTAQTPEV; via the exons ATGCGGTTGTCGGTCGCTGCCGCCATCTCCCATGGCCGTGTATTCCGCCGCTTGGGCCTTGGTCCCGAGTCTCGTATCCACCTGTTGCGCAACTTGCTTACAGGACTGGTGCGACACGAACGCATCGAGGCGCCGTGGGCGCGTCTGGACGAGATGAGGGGCTACGCCGAGAAG CTTATTGACTATGGGAAGCTGGGAGACACCAACGAACGAGCCATGCGCATGGCTGACTTCTGGCTCACG GAGAAGGACTTGATCCCCAAACTGTTTCAAGTGCTGGCCCCGCGGTACCAAAGTCAGAATGGGGGCTACACGAGAATGCTGCAAATCCCGAATGGGAGTAGACGAGATCGGTCCAAGATGGCAGTGATCGAGTATAAAGGGAACTGCCTCCCACCCCTACCGCTGCCTCGCAGagacagcaaccttacactcttAAACCAGCTGTTGCAGGGGCTGTGGCAAGATCTCAGCCAGGACCAGGAGACCAGCATCCATAGCCCCCCCACAGCTCAAACACCAGAGGTTTAA
- the MRPL17 gene encoding 39S ribosomal protein L17, mitochondrial isoform X2, with protein MRLSVAAAISHGRVFRRLGLGPESRIHLLRNLLTGLVRHERIEAPWARLDEMRGYAEKEKDLIPKLFQVLAPRYQSQNGGYTRMLQIPNGSRRDRSKMAVIEYKGNCLPPLPLPRRDSNLTLLNQLLQGLWQDLSQDQETSIHSPPTAQTPEV; from the exons ATGCGGTTGTCGGTCGCTGCCGCCATCTCCCATGGCCGTGTATTCCGCCGCTTGGGCCTTGGTCCCGAGTCTCGTATCCACCTGTTGCGCAACTTGCTTACAGGACTGGTGCGACACGAACGCATCGAGGCGCCGTGGGCGCGTCTGGACGAGATGAGGGGCTACGCCGAGAAG GAGAAGGACTTGATCCCCAAACTGTTTCAAGTGCTGGCCCCGCGGTACCAAAGTCAGAATGGGGGCTACACGAGAATGCTGCAAATCCCGAATGGGAGTAGACGAGATCGGTCCAAGATGGCAGTGATCGAGTATAAAGGGAACTGCCTCCCACCCCTACCGCTGCCTCGCAGagacagcaaccttacactcttAAACCAGCTGTTGCAGGGGCTGTGGCAAGATCTCAGCCAGGACCAGGAGACCAGCATCCATAGCCCCCCCACAGCTCAAACACCAGAGGTTTAA